In Paroedura picta isolate Pp20150507F chromosome 1, Ppicta_v3.0, whole genome shotgun sequence, the following are encoded in one genomic region:
- the LOC143833723 gene encoding low density lipoprotein receptor adapter protein 1-like isoform X3: MEALRAAGRAVLRSPSLARHRLGVSRLRRHRQQLPETWADMREPLLEGMGFALKYLGMTLVEKPKGEDMATAAIHRIISMARVGPKKFQKVILTVSPRGLSLQDAETKETIENVSIYRISYCTTDKLQNKVFAYVAQNPQNGALECHAFLSPKKKIAQAVTLTVAQAFQVALDLWEAAQAGSRQEHPLSPLCPMDGTCQPVRSPMGSPPFKGNFEEEEEEEEEEEEGDLPESFSGGRLPCIWELPGHTVPVGGICGKWPPQQPPASRDAFLSVVRMPPSSPSPAPLVCSTRRASQSSSALQAQLPDWPASPDVSPSLRLP, encoded by the exons AACTCCCAGAGACCTGGGCCGACATGCGAGAGCCTCTCCTAGAGGGTATGGGGTTTGCCCTCAAGTACCTGGGCATGACACTGGTGGAGAAGCCGAAAGGAGAAGACATGGCGACCGCAGCCATCCATCGGATCATTTCCATG GCTCGGGTGGGACCCAAGAAGTTCCAGAAGGTGATCCTGACCGTCTCGCCTCGTGGCCTTTCCCTGCAGGATGCGGAGACGAAAGAGACCATTGAAAATGTCTCCATCTACAG GATTTCCTATTGCACCACGGACAAGCTGCAGAACAAGGTCTTTGCCTACGTGGCACAGAACCCGCAGAACGGAGCCCTTGAGTGTCATGCTTTTCTGTCGCCcaagaagaagatt GCCCAAGCTGTGACACTGACCGTGGCGCAGGCCTTCCAGGTAGCCCTGGATCTTTGGGAGGCCGCACAGGCAG GTTCCAGGCAGGAGCACCCACTGAGTCCACTGTGCCCCATGGATGGTACTTGCCAGCCAGTTCGATCACCCATGGGGAGCCCCCCCTTCAAAGGAAACTTTGAG gaagaggaggaggaagaagaagaggaagaggaaggcgatCTCCCCGAATCCTTTTCCGG AGGAAGGCTGCCTTGCATTTGGGAGCTCCCCGGTCACACAGTTCCAGTCGGAGGCATCTGTGGGAAGTGGCCACCCCAACAGCCGCCTGCCTCCAGGGACGCTTTTCTAAGTGTGGTTCGGATGCCGCCATCCTCTCCATCTCCAGCGCCACTCGTATGTAGCACACGAAGGGCCAGCCAATCTTCCTCAGCCCTCCAGGCGCAGCTCCCTGATTGGCCGGCATCACCTGACGTCAGTCCGAGCCTCCGTTTGCCTTAG